In Sulfurovum xiamenensis, a single window of DNA contains:
- a CDS encoding P-II family nitrogen regulator produces MKKVEVIIESIYTNRVLEIFKEADVTGYTIIRDIEGYGSHGLKTADEANDLLSN; encoded by the coding sequence AAAAAGTTGAAGTCATCATCGAATCTATTTATACAAATAGAGTCTTAGAGATATTTAAAGAAGCTGATGTGACAGGTTATACCATTATCAGAGATATAGAGGGGTATGGAAGTCATGGACTAAAAACTGCTGATGAAGCGAATGATCTTCTTAGCAATAA